The following proteins come from a genomic window of Gemmatimonadota bacterium:
- a CDS encoding C45 family autoproteolytic acyltransferase/hydrolase has product MSQTLPLLEVSGSPTERGQAHGETFKELIRDLVAINFEDMVQGTQGYLTKERVYEIVSTYAGPNRDYAPHLFEEMEGIAEAADVPVEDLLALNGFLELHDYYSDAFMVSGCTSFMVPGSTSGEGALIAQNYDLSSIYAAAAILIKVKNEHAPDALLYTSAGMLGCAGVNDAGIGVVINNLVPSDASGGVLYPFIIRRILETVRIGDAIDAVIAKPRASGMNYVICDENGEIYDLETTAREYEVICPFNGPMAHSNHYLTDRLKPFERRQWDQRGQSILRWGRATRLLKSCDKRNVDALKNMLSDRVNTPVGICRHNEIHNGEACGQTIAGIVLDPPGRKAWFTRGPTSENEWGEYSLN; this is encoded by the coding sequence ATGTCACAGACATTGCCATTGCTCGAAGTCAGTGGATCACCAACCGAGCGAGGTCAGGCGCATGGCGAGACATTTAAGGAACTGATCCGGGACCTTGTCGCTATCAATTTTGAGGATATGGTCCAGGGAACACAGGGCTATCTGACAAAAGAGCGCGTGTATGAAATTGTATCAACTTACGCGGGACCCAACCGCGACTATGCACCCCATCTGTTTGAAGAGATGGAAGGTATCGCCGAGGCAGCGGACGTACCCGTAGAAGACCTGCTCGCCTTAAACGGCTTTTTGGAATTACACGATTACTATTCCGATGCATTTATGGTATCGGGTTGCACATCATTCATGGTTCCGGGAAGCACATCGGGCGAAGGCGCGTTAATCGCGCAAAATTACGACCTCTCGTCAATCTATGCAGCGGCAGCAATCTTGATCAAAGTCAAAAACGAACACGCACCCGACGCGCTCCTTTACACATCTGCCGGCATGCTGGGCTGTGCGGGCGTAAACGATGCGGGCATTGGCGTGGTCATCAACAACCTCGTCCCATCAGATGCATCGGGCGGCGTACTTTATCCCTTCATCATTCGGCGCATCCTGGAAACCGTGCGAATCGGAGATGCCATCGATGCAGTGATAGCAAAACCGAGAGCATCGGGTATGAATTACGTGATATGCGATGAAAATGGCGAAATATACGACCTCGAAACCACGGCGAGAGAATACGAAGTCATCTGTCCCTTTAATGGTCCCATGGCCCATTCAAATCACTATCTGACGGATCGGCTCAAGCCCTTTGAACGGCGTCAATGGGATCAGCGCGGACAGAGCATATTGCGCTGGGGACGGGCGACCAGATTGTTAAAATCCTGCGACAAACGCAATGTGGACGCCCTGAAAAACATGCTATCAGATCGGGTAAATACCCCTGTGGGAATATGTCGCCACAACGAAATTCACAATGGCGAAGCCTGTGGTCAAACCATTGCCGGCATCGTACTCGATCCCCCTGGACGAAAAGCGTGGTTCACCAGAGGACCGACCAGTGAAAACGAGTGGGGTGAATATAGTCTAAACTAA
- a CDS encoding radical SAM protein translates to MPSLHIDETSVRTVLVPQNPPGEPITEYTLNPYSGCGMGCAYCYVMKFPFAYEYPKTWGEWVQPKMNAPFLLGKARAKIYGRKIFMGSATDPYQYIERKYRLSRRCLKVLVDCNLKALTVHTRSHLILDDLDLLVQFGSRLRVGFSVPTNDDRVRKRTEPKAPKIGVRLKAMKRLREAGIHVTASLAPVLYCQPRQFAEQIAEAADGVYFGKMDYTDRTGIASMPRARRYFNSLTYRELIAELKAELINVGMLKSEK, encoded by the coding sequence ATGCCATCATTGCACATTGACGAGACCAGTGTACGGACAGTACTCGTGCCTCAAAATCCACCCGGTGAACCCATAACAGAATACACCCTCAACCCCTATTCTGGCTGTGGCATGGGATGTGCCTATTGCTATGTAATGAAATTTCCATTCGCCTACGAATATCCCAAGACATGGGGTGAGTGGGTGCAGCCAAAAATGAACGCGCCTTTTTTATTGGGCAAGGCGCGTGCCAAAATTTATGGGCGCAAAATTTTCATGGGATCAGCGACCGATCCCTATCAATACATCGAGCGGAAATATCGATTGAGCCGACGCTGCTTAAAAGTGCTGGTAGATTGCAATTTGAAGGCTCTAACCGTGCATACGCGCAGTCATCTGATTTTGGACGACCTGGATTTGTTGGTGCAATTTGGCAGTCGATTGCGGGTGGGATTTTCCGTGCCGACGAATGACGATCGGGTTCGCAAACGCACAGAGCCGAAAGCGCCGAAAATCGGCGTGCGTCTCAAAGCGATGAAGCGATTGCGCGAAGCAGGCATTCACGTCACCGCATCACTCGCGCCAGTACTGTATTGTCAACCGCGCCAATTCGCCGAACAAATAGCCGAAGCAGCCGACGGGGTATATTTTGGCAAAATGGATTATACGGACAGGACTGGAATAGCGTCCATGCCAAGAGCGCGGCGCTATTTTAACAGCCTTACATATCGAGAATTAATTGCAGAACTCAAAGCGGAATTGATCAATGTGGGAATGTTGAAAAGCGAAAAATGA
- a CDS encoding sulfatase-like hydrolase/transferase, translating to MSDKPNILIIMSDEHAPQYSSIHGHPLVQSPNMERLADMGVTFDNAYCNSPICGPSRMSFMTGRYINRIGTYDNGFPMASDTVTWAHRLRNVGYDVVISGKQHFCGLDQLHGFRTQLARDLHAELWTKNGVPRGEGNWDAGVVEAKNPWGGIAQAGPGTTTEIQVDDQVEEAALAYIKDPARKEQPWCINVGFIAPHFPLVVPRRFWDMYPRDQIDMPEIPEGHLENMHPVYKRLRLMFGMTDFSEELVRRGRSGYYGLITYLDEKIGRLINALEETGQLENTIIVHTSDHGEMNGEHGMWRKSNMYEASSRVPLQIVWPGHIPGGLRVAQNVSLVDLVATIIEAAGASMEIAPLDGDSLLPLINGEIETWKDEAFCEYLAHGVIRPVGMLKKGDYKLNMSPGDPLELFNIAEDPGEFNDLSESAQHREIRDAMRERLLKIWGDPEKIEQQVLKSQRERRFITAASEGG from the coding sequence ATGTCTGATAAGCCCAATATTCTGATTATTATGTCTGATGAGCACGCCCCGCAATACAGCAGTATTCACGGGCATCCACTGGTGCAATCGCCCAATATGGAGCGTCTGGCCGATATGGGGGTTACGTTTGATAATGCCTATTGCAATTCGCCGATTTGCGGTCCGTCGCGGATGTCGTTTATGACGGGGCGTTATATCAATCGCATTGGTACTTATGACAATGGTTTTCCCATGGCATCGGATACGGTTACGTGGGCGCATCGTTTGCGAAATGTCGGTTACGATGTTGTGATATCGGGTAAACAGCACTTTTGTGGTCTTGATCAATTGCACGGTTTTCGCACGCAACTCGCGCGCGACTTGCATGCGGAATTGTGGACAAAGAACGGCGTTCCGCGCGGCGAGGGCAATTGGGATGCGGGGGTTGTTGAAGCGAAAAATCCCTGGGGCGGTATTGCCCAAGCGGGGCCAGGTACAACGACTGAGATACAGGTTGATGATCAGGTTGAAGAGGCTGCTCTCGCGTATATCAAAGATCCCGCTCGCAAAGAACAGCCCTGGTGTATCAATGTGGGGTTTATTGCACCTCATTTTCCGCTTGTGGTTCCGAGGCGGTTCTGGGACATGTATCCGCGTGATCAAATTGATATGCCCGAGATTCCCGAAGGCCATCTGGAAAACATGCACCCGGTTTACAAACGCCTGCGCCTGATGTTTGGTATGACCGACTTTTCCGAAGAACTCGTGCGGAGGGGACGCTCGGGTTATTACGGGCTTATCACGTATTTGGACGAAAAAATAGGCCGGCTCATCAATGCGCTCGAAGAAACCGGCCAGCTTGAAAATACCATTATTGTGCATACCTCAGATCACGGAGAAATGAATGGTGAACACGGCATGTGGCGCAAATCAAATATGTATGAGGCGTCCTCTCGTGTGCCTCTTCAGATTGTTTGGCCCGGTCATATTCCGGGTGGTTTGCGCGTCGCGCAAAATGTTTCACTCGTCGATCTGGTCGCTACCATAATCGAAGCCGCTGGCGCTTCGATGGAGATTGCGCCTCTTGACGGCGATAGCCTTTTGCCATTGATCAATGGCGAGATTGAGACGTGGAAGGACGAAGCCTTTTGCGAATACCTCGCGCACGGTGTTATCCGTCCCGTGGGGATGCTCAAGAAGGGCGATTACAAACTCAATATGAGTCCGGGAGATCCGCTTGAGTTGTTCAATATTGCAGAAGATCCCGGTGAGTTTAACGATCTGTCAGAGTCTGCACAACACCGAGAAATACGCGATGCCATGCGCGAGCGATTATTGAAAATTTGGGGTGATCCAGAAAAAATTGAGCAACAGGTGCTCAAGAGTCAAAGGGAGAGGCGATTTATTACGGCGGCGAGTGAAGGGGGATAA
- a CDS encoding carbohydrate-binding family 9-like protein — protein sequence MAQPTHADRPMYTIYRAGTPIVIDGRLNEPAWVAAPDVGAFVFPWYESGKKEQTVAKMLWDDHNLYVSYICEDAHIWAEHTARDSDVWKDDTVEVFTAPNPNQPQAYFNIEMNVLGIFLDQFHPQGPDAPVPGEWNGEGIQIKTQIVGTLNDDSDEDEYWILEAAIPFANFAHVAVHTPPKTNDIWHLNLNRLGGKTNEQFSQWSGSRTPEPQFHSPDDFGRVVFSDKASPFWR from the coding sequence ATGGCACAACCAACTCATGCTGATCGCCCAATGTACACCATTTATCGCGCAGGCACACCAATTGTAATTGACGGACGCCTGAATGAACCCGCCTGGGTCGCCGCACCAGACGTGGGAGCCTTTGTATTTCCGTGGTACGAATCGGGCAAAAAAGAACAAACCGTAGCCAAAATGCTGTGGGATGATCATAATTTATACGTCTCATACATCTGTGAAGATGCACATATTTGGGCAGAACACACCGCACGCGATTCTGACGTATGGAAAGACGACACCGTCGAAGTATTCACAGCACCCAATCCCAATCAGCCCCAGGCTTATTTCAATATCGAAATGAACGTATTGGGCATCTTTCTCGACCAGTTTCATCCACAAGGTCCCGACGCGCCCGTACCCGGCGAGTGGAACGGCGAAGGTATCCAGATTAAAACACAAATCGTCGGCACATTGAACGATGACAGCGACGAAGACGAATACTGGATATTGGAAGCCGCCATACCCTTTGCAAATTTTGCACACGTCGCCGTACATACCCCACCCAAAACAAATGACATCTGGCACTTAAATCTAAATCGCCTGGGCGGAAAAACCAATGAGCAATTCAGCCAGTGGTCGGGCAGCCGCACGCCGGAGCCACAGTTTCATTCACCAGATGACTTTGGGCGTGTAGTATTCTCGGATAAGGCGAGTCCATTCTGGCGATAA